A stretch of Rhizobium sp. TH2 DNA encodes these proteins:
- the pal gene encoding peptidoglycan-associated lipoprotein Pal: MSHSETYKPGKMATLARNPFVIALVCGIALASCAKKNKLNSADDLGLNTQNSATPGSQQDFTVNVGDRIFFDTDSTSIRADAQQTLRKQAQWLNQYSSYRIVVEGHADERGTREYNLALGARRAEATRDYLVAQGVDGGRMKTISYGKEQPVAVCDDISCWSQNRRAVTALKGGPNG, from the coding sequence ATGAGCCATTCTGAAACATACAAACCCGGCAAGATGGCGACGCTCGCACGCAATCCATTCGTCATCGCCCTTGTCTGCGGCATAGCACTTGCAAGCTGCGCCAAGAAGAACAAGCTCAACAGTGCCGACGATCTCGGCCTGAACACGCAGAATTCGGCGACGCCGGGCTCGCAGCAGGACTTCACCGTCAATGTCGGCGATCGCATCTTCTTCGATACGGATTCGACCTCGATCCGTGCCGACGCCCAGCAGACGCTGCGCAAGCAGGCACAGTGGCTGAACCAGTATTCGAGCTATCGCATCGTGGTCGAAGGCCATGCCGACGAACGCGGCACCCGCGAATACAATCTTGCACTCGGTGCGCGCCGCGCCGAAGCCACGCGCGACTACCTCGTCGCCCAGGGCGTCGATGGCGGCCGCATGAAGACGATCTCCTACGGCAAGGAACAGCCGGTCGCGGTCTGCGACGACATTTCCTGCTGGTCGCAGAACCGCCGCGCGGTGACAGCCCTCAAGGGCGGCCCGAACGGCTGA
- the tolB gene encoding Tol-Pal system beta propeller repeat protein TolB, with protein MIKALLVIAGLLALCAMPAQAEVKLDIRKGTVEPMPIAITDMISNDELGVQISDVIAADLKRSGFFAPISKQAFIQKITNPDAAPRFQDWQTISAQAMVSGRVTKEADGRLRAEFRLWDVYGGTQLIGQQFYTRPENWRRVAHIIADAVYEKLTGEKGYFDTRIVFVSETGPKTARVRQLAIMDQDGANMRILTKSKSIVLTPRFSPNQQEVTYMSFEGEQPKVYLLQLETGQREVVGNFPGMTFSPRFSPDGSRVIMSLQEKGNANIFTMDLRSRTTTRLTSTAAIDTGPSYSPDGQKIVFESDRGGRQQLYVMNADGSGQNRISFGDGAYSTPVWSPKGDLIAFTKQSGGKFSIGVMRPDGQGERILTTGFHNEGPTWAPNGRVLMFFRQGAGAGGPTLFSIDLSGYNELRVPTPAFASDPAWSPLLE; from the coding sequence ATGATCAAAGCTCTCCTCGTTATCGCTGGGCTGCTCGCACTCTGTGCGATGCCGGCACAGGCGGAGGTCAAGCTCGATATCCGCAAGGGTACCGTTGAACCCATGCCGATTGCCATCACCGACATGATTTCCAACGATGAACTTGGGGTTCAGATCAGCGACGTGATCGCTGCGGACCTAAAGCGCTCTGGCTTTTTCGCTCCCATCAGCAAGCAAGCCTTCATCCAGAAGATCACCAATCCCGATGCTGCTCCCCGTTTCCAGGATTGGCAGACCATCAGTGCCCAGGCCATGGTCTCGGGCCGCGTGACCAAGGAAGCCGATGGCCGCCTGCGCGCCGAGTTCCGGCTGTGGGATGTCTATGGCGGCACGCAGCTGATCGGCCAGCAGTTCTATACCCGGCCGGAGAACTGGCGCCGCGTCGCGCACATCATCGCCGATGCCGTCTATGAGAAGCTGACCGGCGAGAAGGGCTATTTCGACACCCGCATCGTCTTCGTCTCGGAGACCGGCCCGAAGACCGCCCGCGTTCGCCAGCTCGCGATCATGGATCAGGATGGCGCCAACATGCGGATCCTGACCAAGTCCAAGTCCATCGTGCTGACCCCGCGCTTCTCGCCGAACCAGCAGGAAGTCACCTACATGTCCTTCGAGGGCGAACAGCCGAAGGTCTACCTGCTGCAGCTCGAAACCGGGCAGCGCGAAGTGGTCGGCAATTTCCCTGGCATGACGTTTTCGCCGCGCTTTTCGCCGGATGGCTCGCGGGTCATCATGAGCCTGCAGGAAAAGGGCAATGCCAATATCTTCACCATGGACCTGCGTTCGCGCACCACGACGCGCCTGACCTCGACGGCAGCGATCGATACCGGCCCGTCCTATTCGCCTGACGGACAGAAGATCGTTTTCGAAAGCGATCGCGGCGGACGACAGCAACTCTATGTGATGAATGCCGACGGCTCGGGCCAGAACCGCATCTCGTTCGGTGACGGCGCCTATTCGACGCCGGTGTGGTCGCCCAAGGGTGACCTGATCGCCTTCACCAAGCAGTCTGGCGGCAAGTTCTCGATCGGTGTCATGCGTCCCGACGGTCAGGGCGAGCGTATCCTGACTACCGGCTTTCATAACGAGGGCCCGACCTGGGCGCCGAATGGGCGTGTGCTGATGTTCTTCCGGCAGGGTGCCGGTGCCGGTGGCCCGACGCTCTTTTCGATCGACCTGTCGGGCTACAACGAGTTGCGCGTGCCGACCCCGGCTTTCGCATCCGATCCGGCATGGTCGCCGCTCCTCGAGTGA
- the tolR gene encoding protein TolR, with the protein MAMSAGAQTGGSGGRGRRRGSGGRKAPMSEINVTPMVDVMLVLLIIFMVAAPLMTTGVPIDLPETQAKEMNSDTKPITISIDKDGQIFFGDETEVPIAIDEVVPKLQAIAKTGAEERIFVRGDGGTQYGAIMGVMGRIQAAGYKNIGLVTQPETPK; encoded by the coding sequence ATGGCAATGTCGGCTGGAGCGCAGACAGGTGGATCAGGCGGCCGAGGCCGCCGCCGTGGCAGTGGTGGCCGCAAGGCACCGATGAGCGAAATCAACGTGACACCGATGGTCGACGTCATGCTGGTGCTGCTGATCATCTTCATGGTCGCGGCGCCGCTGATGACGACGGGCGTGCCGATCGACCTGCCGGAAACGCAGGCAAAGGAAATGAATTCGGACACAAAGCCGATCACGATCTCGATTGACAAGGACGGCCAGATCTTCTTCGGCGATGAAACCGAAGTCCCGATCGCGATCGACGAAGTCGTGCCGAAATTGCAGGCGATTGCCAAGACCGGCGCCGAAGAGCGCATCTTCGTACGCGGCGATGGTGGCACCCAATATGGCGCGATCATGGGTGTCATGGGCCGCATCCAGGCCGCCGGTTACAAGAATATCGGTCTTGTGACGCAGCCGGAAACGCCGAAGTAG
- the tolQ gene encoding protein TolQ — METAPLAAVHADVSLWALFMQASWVVKLVMIGLLGASVWTWAMVVDKLVNYNRARRQFDSFEQVFWSGQSLEELYRTLSERQTSGMATIFVSAMREWKKSFERGARSPIGLQMRIDRAMDVTLSRETETLEARLSSLATIGSAAPFVGLFGTVVGIMTSFQGIAASKSTNLAVVAPGIAEALLATAIGLVAAIPAVIAYNKFSGDANKLVARMEAFADEFSAILSRQIDERLQPRAAAQ; from the coding sequence ATGGAAACCGCACCTCTGGCAGCCGTACACGCAGATGTAAGCTTGTGGGCGCTCTTCATGCAGGCAAGCTGGGTCGTCAAGCTCGTGATGATCGGCCTCCTCGGCGCTTCGGTCTGGACCTGGGCAATGGTCGTCGACAAGCTGGTCAACTACAATAGGGCCCGCCGCCAGTTCGACAGCTTCGAGCAGGTCTTCTGGTCCGGCCAATCGCTGGAAGAGCTTTACCGGACTTTGTCGGAACGTCAGACGTCCGGGATGGCCACGATATTCGTGTCCGCCATGCGTGAATGGAAGAAGAGCTTCGAACGCGGCGCGCGCTCACCCATCGGGCTGCAGATGCGCATCGATCGCGCCATGGACGTCACGCTCTCGCGTGAAACCGAAACGCTTGAAGCCCGGCTTTCCTCGCTTGCGACCATAGGCTCGGCCGCGCCCTTCGTCGGTCTGTTCGGTACAGTCGTCGGCATCATGACCTCGTTCCAGGGCATCGCGGCTTCGAAATCCACTAATCTCGCCGTTGTCGCACCGGGTATCGCCGAAGCGCTGCTCGCCACCGCGATCGGCCTCGTTGCCGCTATCCCGGCGGTTATCGCCTACAACAAGTTCTCGGGCGACGCCAACAAGCTGGTGGCGCGCATGGAAGCCTTCGCGGACGAGTTCTCCGCCATCCTGTCGCGCCAGATCGACGAGCGGCTGCAGCCGCGCGCCGCGGCGCAGTAA
- a CDS encoding dihydrofolate reductase family protein, with product MRKLVVAPLVTLDGVMEAPGGEPGHPHTGWAAPFIGDDEFQMKIDEAREASALLLGRVTYESFAGGFAQGTDPLSLRLSEMPKHVFSRTLKSLEWNNSSLLSGEFVEEVKVLKQGDGGPILVPGSHSLVHQLFEHNLIDEVRMLVFPVAVGSGFRFFPDTPVKTDFKLAQQRLFASGVIMQIWRPVSRSK from the coding sequence ATGAGAAAGCTGGTTGTTGCACCGCTCGTCACTCTCGACGGTGTCATGGAAGCGCCGGGCGGCGAGCCCGGCCATCCTCACACCGGCTGGGCCGCGCCGTTCATCGGCGATGATGAGTTCCAGATGAAAATAGACGAGGCGCGTGAGGCAAGCGCGCTTCTCCTCGGACGTGTCACCTATGAATCCTTCGCCGGAGGCTTCGCGCAAGGCACCGATCCCTTGTCGCTGCGGCTGTCGGAGATGCCGAAGCATGTCTTCTCGCGCACGCTGAAGTCGCTCGAATGGAACAATTCGTCGTTGCTTTCGGGCGAGTTCGTCGAGGAGGTGAAGGTGCTCAAGCAAGGCGATGGCGGGCCGATCCTCGTGCCGGGCAGCCATTCGCTCGTACATCAACTCTTCGAGCATAACCTGATCGACGAAGTCAGAATGCTCGTCTTCCCGGTCGCGGTCGGCAGTGGTTTCCGCTTCTTCCCCGACACTCCGGTTAAGACCGATTTCAAGCTTGCGCAGCAAAGGTTGTTTGCGTCTGGCGTGATCATGCAAATCTGGCGGCCGGTGAGCCGGAGCAAATAA
- a CDS encoding SRPBCC domain-containing protein translates to MDARSQTTESVADRELVITRMFDAPARLLFLAYCRPEHMMKWFGPKGWPLTKCEMDFRVGGEFHFQMTGPEGEEGPPFGGKYLEIVSDKLIRYDNGFESPNAGRMIVTVTFDESGGRTMLTIHTLFDTIKMKNLHVNGGFVEGSNSAVDNLVELIEDLKAWESK, encoded by the coding sequence ATGGACGCCAGGAGCCAGACAACCGAATCCGTCGCCGATCGCGAACTCGTTATCACGCGCATGTTCGATGCGCCCGCGCGGCTGCTTTTCCTCGCCTATTGCAGGCCGGAGCACATGATGAAATGGTTCGGCCCCAAGGGCTGGCCGCTGACCAAATGCGAGATGGATTTCCGCGTCGGAGGCGAGTTCCATTTCCAGATGACCGGCCCCGAAGGCGAGGAGGGACCGCCCTTCGGCGGCAAGTACCTCGAAATCGTGTCCGACAAGCTGATCCGTTACGACAACGGCTTCGAGAGCCCGAATGCCGGCCGCATGATCGTCACCGTCACCTTCGATGAATCCGGCGGCCGCACGATGCTCACCATCCATACGCTGTTCGATACGATCAAGATGAAGAACTTGCACGTGAATGGCGGCTTCGTCGAAGGCAGCAATTCCGCCGTCGATAACCTTGTCGAGCTGATCGAGGACCTCAAGGCGTGGGAATCAAAATGA
- a CDS encoding helix-turn-helix transcriptional regulator, giving the protein MQTAAQLDLVFGALADPTRRAILARLADGEATVNELVEPFKLAQPTITKHIKVLESAGLVSRGREAQFRPVRINAAPLKQASQWLGNYKRCWEESLDQLDTYVKELIEKGE; this is encoded by the coding sequence ATGCAGACCGCCGCTCAACTCGATCTCGTTTTCGGAGCGCTCGCCGATCCCACCCGGCGCGCCATCCTTGCTCGCCTCGCCGATGGCGAGGCCACGGTCAACGAACTGGTCGAGCCGTTCAAGCTCGCCCAGCCGACGATCACCAAGCATATCAAAGTGCTGGAAAGTGCCGGGCTAGTGTCGCGCGGTCGGGAGGCGCAATTCCGGCCGGTGAGGATCAATGCCGCGCCTCTCAAGCAAGCATCGCAATGGCTTGGAAACTACAAGCGCTGCTGGGAGGAAAGCCTCGACCAGCTCGATACCTACGTCAAGGAACTGATTGAAAAGGGAGAATGA
- a CDS encoding response regulator transcription factor has protein sequence MNAVESPRDIVLLVDDSPESLSFLTEALEESGYSVLIATSGASALSIADRITPDLILLDAVMPGMDGFETCQRLKSHAAAAQVPVIFMTGLTETEHVVRALGAGGVDYLTKPINVDELRARIRVHLANARSAQSARVALDAAGRHLLAVRGNGRILWSTPQAIRLVNAATGSDDGIDLVAARILTWMEERRQVGTNKDPGFVMETGGEASLALSFLGSIGQDEHLFRLTGQTQGSDNERLKQHFALTARESEVLAWIAKGKSNRDIGEILGLSARTVNKHLEQIYVKLGVENRASAAVKAANILMQS, from the coding sequence ATGAATGCCGTGGAAAGCCCGCGCGACATCGTGCTTCTGGTCGATGACAGCCCGGAATCGCTGAGCTTCCTCACCGAGGCGCTGGAGGAATCCGGATATTCGGTGCTGATCGCCACGTCTGGCGCCTCGGCTCTTTCGATCGCCGACCGCATCACGCCCGATCTCATCCTGCTTGATGCGGTCATGCCCGGAATGGATGGATTCGAGACGTGCCAGCGGCTGAAATCGCATGCCGCCGCCGCGCAAGTGCCGGTGATTTTCATGACCGGCCTCACCGAGACCGAGCATGTGGTTCGGGCGCTCGGGGCAGGGGGCGTCGATTATCTCACCAAGCCAATCAATGTCGATGAATTGCGCGCCCGCATCCGCGTCCATCTTGCCAATGCGCGTTCCGCCCAGAGTGCCCGCGTGGCGCTCGACGCCGCCGGCAGGCATCTGCTGGCGGTGCGCGGCAACGGCAGGATCCTATGGTCGACGCCGCAAGCGATCAGGCTGGTCAACGCCGCCACCGGTAGCGACGACGGCATCGATCTGGTCGCTGCGCGCATCCTCACCTGGATGGAAGAGCGCCGGCAGGTCGGCACAAACAAGGATCCCGGCTTCGTCATGGAAACCGGCGGCGAGGCCTCGCTGGCGCTCTCATTCCTCGGATCAATCGGCCAGGACGAGCATCTCTTCCGTCTGACCGGCCAGACGCAGGGCAGCGACAACGAGCGTCTTAAGCAGCACTTCGCGCTCACCGCGCGGGAATCCGAAGTGCTGGCCTGGATCGCCAAGGGCAAATCCAATCGCGACATCGGTGAAATCCTCGGGCTGTCGGCACGTACCGTCAACAAGCATCTCGAGCAGATCTATGTGAAGCTCGGCGTCGAGAACCGCGCCTCGGCGGCGGTAAAAGCCGCCAACATCCTCATGCAAAGCTGA
- a CDS encoding hybrid sensor histidine kinase/response regulator — MRTTHQTARQRIIPVRRDYNRWVANQTLEDYALRFTAKSARQYSPSRISQTAIGAISFLALEAVGGAITLSYGTTNAIFAIIVASVLLLLIGIPISRYAIRHGVDIDLLTRGAGFGYIGSTVTSLIYASFTFILFAIEASIMTGALELVFGIPLWLGYIISALAVIPLVTHGVRMISRFQLLTQPVWIVLNILPFIFIAMSDWQKFDIWLGFAGRGHESGEIGTIAPFDLAMFGAASAVILSLMAQIGEQVDFLRFLPADHKPPSIVQRVMRFLAGPGWVVVGAPKLLAGSFLVVLALSSGIPASQAADPAHMYVTAFGYMVPNHTLALILTAAFVVVSQLKINVMNAYAGSLAWSNFFSRLTHSHPGRVVWLFFNVAIALLLMELGIYKLLEETLGVFSIISAAWLCSISADLFINKPLGLSPPGIEFKRAHLYDINPVGVGSMTITVAIALAAHFGLFGAYVGSLAIYITPVVAFISVPAIAWATKGKYYLARKPRHQWKNLATITCSICEHPFEPEDMAWCPAYAAPICSLCCSLDSRCHDLCKPKARLQYQATEVARAILPDSVVEKLGTRLGRYSMTTILALTLIGAVLWIIAERAGSVLPEASGVVNATVWIVFLVFAILTGIATWFFVLAHDSRVVAEEESSRQNTLLLKEIAAHKKTDAALQYAKETAESANRAKSRYVVGLTHELRTPLNAVLGYAQLLERDESIPDAKRSAIKVIKRSADHLSGLIDGLLDISKIEAGRLQVYSNEINIRDFLDQVTGMMRPQAEAKGLVFNMTIDDKLPQYVRTDEKRLRQILVNLLSNAVKYTSDGSVSLDLAYRGQVATLTVADTGPGISESDLPVIFEPFQRGTGDQAKLAPGLGLGLTITRLLTQTLGGEITVESEHGHGTKFKVRLMLYGLNKPSAPAPDRKILTYTGPRRTIMVVDDNEEHRELMREALVPLDFVVLTAISGPDCLMLIEAARPDIFLVDISMPGMNGWELAARLRAGGFGAPVIMLSANIGDGAAGTLPGSDHSDTLAKPVDFRQLHDKLATWMGLEWVYATIPVAVINGHHEPTFRSPGPDHVQELIRLGEIGYVRGIEAKLNDLAKHGDNRHFAEVMTAHIKAFNIDAYLADLRKLEREEAGP; from the coding sequence GTGCGGACGACGCATCAGACGGCGCGCCAACGTATCATTCCCGTTCGCCGCGACTATAACCGCTGGGTCGCCAATCAGACCCTTGAGGATTACGCGCTGCGTTTCACCGCCAAGAGCGCCCGGCAATATTCGCCGTCGCGGATTTCCCAGACTGCCATTGGTGCGATCTCCTTCCTGGCGCTGGAAGCCGTGGGCGGTGCCATCACGCTGTCCTACGGCACGACCAATGCGATCTTCGCGATCATCGTAGCATCGGTTCTGTTGCTGCTGATCGGCATCCCGATCAGCCGGTATGCGATCCGGCACGGTGTCGATATCGACCTGCTGACGCGCGGCGCGGGCTTCGGTTATATCGGCTCGACGGTCACGTCGCTGATCTATGCCAGCTTCACCTTCATCCTGTTTGCCATCGAAGCCTCGATTATGACGGGCGCGCTGGAGCTCGTCTTCGGCATCCCGCTCTGGCTCGGCTACATCATCTCGGCGCTCGCGGTGATCCCACTGGTCACCCACGGCGTGCGGATGATCTCGCGGTTCCAACTGCTCACCCAGCCGGTGTGGATCGTGCTCAATATCCTGCCCTTTATCTTCATCGCCATGTCGGACTGGCAGAAGTTCGATATCTGGCTGGGTTTTGCGGGCAGGGGGCATGAATCGGGGGAGATCGGCACCATCGCGCCGTTCGATCTTGCGATGTTCGGGGCGGCGTCGGCGGTCATACTGTCGCTGATGGCGCAGATCGGCGAACAGGTCGACTTCCTCCGCTTCCTGCCGGCGGATCACAAGCCGCCATCGATCGTCCAGCGGGTCATGCGGTTCCTGGCAGGACCCGGCTGGGTCGTCGTGGGCGCGCCGAAGCTTCTTGCGGGCTCGTTTCTCGTCGTGCTGGCGCTGAGTTCGGGCATTCCCGCCAGCCAAGCGGCCGATCCGGCGCATATGTATGTCACCGCCTTCGGCTACATGGTGCCGAACCACACGCTTGCCCTGATCCTGACAGCGGCCTTCGTCGTGGTCTCGCAGCTCAAGATCAATGTGATGAACGCTTATGCCGGCTCACTCGCCTGGTCGAATTTCTTCTCGCGGCTGACGCATAGTCATCCCGGCCGCGTGGTCTGGCTGTTCTTCAATGTCGCCATCGCGCTGCTCTTGATGGAACTCGGCATCTACAAACTGCTCGAGGAAACGCTCGGTGTCTTCTCGATCATCTCGGCGGCCTGGCTCTGCTCGATTTCGGCCGATCTCTTCATCAACAAGCCACTGGGCCTGTCTCCGCCCGGAATCGAGTTCAAGCGGGCACATCTCTACGACATCAATCCGGTGGGCGTAGGCAGCATGACCATCACGGTGGCTATCGCGCTGGCCGCGCATTTTGGCCTGTTCGGCGCCTATGTCGGCTCGCTCGCCATCTACATCACGCCTGTCGTGGCGTTCATCTCGGTGCCGGCAATCGCCTGGGCGACGAAGGGCAAATACTATCTGGCCCGCAAGCCGCGCCACCAGTGGAAGAACCTTGCCACGATCACCTGCTCGATCTGCGAGCATCCGTTCGAGCCGGAGGACATGGCGTGGTGCCCGGCCTATGCCGCCCCGATCTGTTCGCTCTGCTGCTCGCTCGACAGCCGTTGCCACGACCTCTGTAAGCCCAAGGCCCGGCTGCAATACCAGGCTACTGAAGTGGCACGCGCCATTTTACCCGATTCAGTTGTCGAGAAGCTCGGAACGCGCCTTGGCCGCTACTCGATGACCACGATCCTGGCGCTGACGTTGATCGGCGCCGTGCTTTGGATCATTGCCGAGCGCGCAGGCAGCGTGCTGCCCGAGGCGTCGGGCGTGGTCAATGCGACGGTGTGGATCGTCTTCCTGGTCTTCGCGATCCTGACCGGCATCGCCACATGGTTCTTTGTGCTCGCGCATGACAGCCGGGTGGTGGCGGAGGAGGAATCCTCGCGCCAGAACACGCTGCTGCTCAAGGAAATCGCCGCCCACAAGAAGACAGACGCGGCGCTCCAATATGCCAAGGAGACCGCCGAATCCGCCAACCGCGCCAAGAGCCGCTATGTCGTCGGCCTCACGCATGAGCTCCGCACGCCGCTCAATGCCGTGCTCGGCTATGCCCAGCTTCTCGAACGCGACGAGTCGATTCCCGATGCCAAGCGTTCGGCGATCAAGGTGATCAAGCGCAGCGCCGATCACCTCTCGGGCCTCATCGATGGCCTGCTCGACATTTCCAAGATCGAGGCCGGCCGGCTGCAGGTCTATTCCAACGAGATCAACATTCGCGATTTCCTCGATCAGGTCACCGGCATGATGCGGCCGCAGGCCGAGGCCAAAGGCCTGGTCTTCAACATGACGATCGACGACAAGCTGCCGCAATATGTGCGAACCGACGAAAAGCGGCTCAGGCAGATCCTCGTCAACCTGCTCTCCAATGCCGTCAAATATACCAGCGACGGTTCGGTGTCGCTCGATCTCGCCTATCGCGGACAGGTCGCCACGCTGACCGTTGCCGATACCGGCCCAGGCATTTCGGAGAGCGACCTGCCGGTGATTTTCGAGCCGTTCCAGCGCGGTACTGGTGATCAGGCCAAGCTCGCGCCCGGCCTCGGGCTTGGGCTGACAATCACGAGGCTGCTCACTCAGACGCTTGGCGGCGAGATCACAGTCGAAAGCGAACATGGCCACGGCACGAAATTCAAGGTGCGGCTGATGCTCTATGGTCTCAACAAACCGAGCGCGCCGGCGCCCGATCGCAAGATTCTCACCTATACCGGGCCGCGCCGGACGATCATGGTCGTTGACGACAATGAGGAACATCGCGAGCTGATGCGCGAGGCGCTGGTGCCGCTCGATTTTGTCGTGCTGACCGCGATCTCGGGTCCGGATTGCCTGATGCTGATCGAGGCCGCCCGGCCGGATATCTTCCTCGTCGACATTTCCATGCCCGGTATGAACGGCTGGGAACTCGCGGCGAGGCTGCGAGCAGGTGGGTTCGGCGCGCCGGTCATCATGTTGTCGGCCAATATCGGCGATGGGGCGGCGGGCACGCTGCCCGGCAGCGACCATAGCGATACGCTCGCCAAGCCGGTGGATTTCCGCCAGTTGCACGACAAGCTCGCGACCTGGATGGGGCTCGAATGGGTTTACGCCACGATTCCCGTGGCCGTGATCAACGGACATCACGAGCCGACTTTCCGCAGCCCGGGACCCGACCATGTGCAGGAACTCATCCGGCTCGGCGAGATCGGTTATGTCCGCGGCATCGAGGCAAAGCTGAATGACCTTGCAAAGCATGGCGATAACCGGCATTTCGCGGAGGTCATGACCGCACATATCAAGGCCTTCAACATCGATGCCTATCTCGCCGATCTCCGCAAGCTCGAACGCGAGGAGGCGGGGCCATGA
- a CDS encoding helix-turn-helix transcriptional regulator produces MPNHDPHIVQMFSALGDQTRLGVISRLATGPASVGEMAGDARMALPSFMQHLGILEACGLIKSEKVGRIRICRLEPDALSRARDWIEQQRAVWVNKLDSLDDYLAEKMDEEEGTRK; encoded by the coding sequence ATGCCTAATCATGATCCGCATATCGTCCAGATGTTCAGCGCGCTCGGTGACCAGACCCGGCTTGGTGTGATCTCCCGTCTAGCGACCGGACCGGCAAGCGTTGGCGAGATGGCGGGGGATGCGCGTATGGCGCTTCCCTCCTTCATGCAGCATCTCGGCATCCTGGAAGCCTGCGGCCTGATCAAGTCGGAAAAGGTGGGCCGTATTCGTATCTGCCGGCTGGAACCGGACGCACTGTCGCGCGCGCGAGACTGGATCGAACAGCAGCGCGCAGTCTGGGTCAACAAGCTGGATTCGCTCGATGATTATCTCGCCGAAAAGATGGACGAAGAGGAAGGAACGAGAAAATGA
- a CDS encoding SRPBCC family protein: protein MTITAHDTIVFERCFVAPLPMLYKAFMDPVARCRWGAPSPTAVIIYDQEDFRVGGRDLSRCGSKDDPRFHVEATYLDIVPESRIVYSEAVTEGGKRLSAALHTIEMKSTDGQSSLRITVQIAAFDGAAMADGVRHGFRAALDNLTRELAG from the coding sequence ATGACCATCACCGCCCATGACACGATCGTCTTCGAACGCTGTTTCGTCGCACCGCTTCCAATGCTCTACAAGGCTTTCATGGATCCGGTCGCCCGCTGCCGCTGGGGAGCGCCCTCCCCCACTGCCGTCATCATCTACGATCAGGAGGATTTTCGTGTCGGCGGGCGTGATCTGTCACGCTGTGGCTCGAAGGACGATCCACGCTTCCATGTAGAGGCGACCTATCTCGATATCGTTCCCGAAAGCCGCATCGTCTATTCGGAGGCCGTCACGGAAGGTGGCAAACGGCTTTCGGCCGCGCTTCATACCATCGAGATGAAATCGACAGATGGCCAATCGTCGCTCAGGATCACGGTGCAGATCGCTGCCTTCGACGGCGCTGCCATGGCCGACGGCGTGCGCCACGGCTTCCGCGCGGCGCTCGACAATCTCACACGGGAGCTGGCGGGGTAG